Sequence from the Pongo pygmaeus isolate AG05252 chromosome 23, NHGRI_mPonPyg2-v2.0_pri, whole genome shotgun sequence genome:
AAGCAAAGTGCCTTCTCAGAGTTGGGGGTTGGGGTCAGCCCGgtgccctcccacctccccaaccTCCCTTTACTCACCAGGACTTGGCACTCAGAGGGCCCCAGGAATCCCCTGTAGGTGCCACCTGGGTCTGACCTGGGCCATCAGGCACAGACTGGCCTAGGATTTGGTTTGCCTGCTGACTTCCTAGGTCCCCAGGCAGTGCCCTGTCTCCCTGACCCCCCTGCAGGGCCAAAGGCACGCAGTACCCACCACTTCCACCCATACCCGCCTTCTCCTTGCAGCCCCTGAAGTGCATCATCAAGCACCCCAATGGGACCCAGGAGACCATCCTCCTGAACCACACCTTCAACGAGACGCAGATTGAGTGGTTCCGCGCTGGCAGTGCcctcaacagaatgaaggagCTGCAACAGTGAGGGCAGTGCCTCCCCGCCCCCCGACTGGCGTCAAGTTCAGCTCCACGTGTGCCATCAGCGGATCCGATCCATCCAGCCATGGCTTCTTATTCCAAGATAGTGTGACCAGACATGCTTCCTGCTCCCCGCTCAGCCCACGGAGTGACTGTGGTTGTGGTGGGGGGgttcttaaaataactttttagccCCTGTCTTCCTATTTTTAGTTTGGTTCAGATCTTAAGCAGCTCCATacaactgtatttatttttgatgacAAGACTCCCATCTAAAGTTTTTCTCCTGCCTGATCATTTCATTGGTGGCTGAAGGAGTCTAGAGAACCTTTTGTTCTTGCAAGGAAAACAAGAATCCAAAACCAGTGACTTCTGTGAGTGAGTGATTGCTGTCTGTGCCGTTTGTTACCAAGTCCAGGGTCCAGGAAGGGTCTTTTCAGTCAAGGTCAGTGGAGGCCCAACAGCCACAGCCACAGATGGATCCATCACTGCAGTGAAGGAGGAGCAGGGCCTAGATGGTGGAGGAGGGGGGCAAGCTGGTGGGCACTCCTGGCCTTGCCTCACTGTCCAGCTCAAGACACTATCTCCTTAGCATCGGCCTCAGCTGCTGTTGTCTTCACAGCCGGCACAGCCGGACCCTTCCCGCAGGCTGGTAGGGTCCACTGTCCAGCCCCAGGGCTAGTTGCTGGTCCACCAGGAGAGAAGGCCCAGGCCTGGCTCACTGATGGATCCCTGCCAGGGATAAAGAACATGCACATTTCACTGACATGCTGGTTTGAACCAACCTGGACAGGAGGTGACAGGAGCCCAGCAGGCCCAGCACAGGCAAAGAGGAGGCGGGGCACACGGCAGCCCAGAGGCTCTGGAGAGATGTGGGAGCCACAGCAGTGCTCCTGACGGGCACGCAGCATGCAGGGCACAGACCCCTCTCCAGGAACCCCAGGCCCTGATAGGGTCAGGGACCCTTCCTCACCCTTAGGCCTGCCCTCCAGGGCCACCTAGGTTCTAATCGTGGCAGGAAGGCTGAGCAAACACAAGGCCCATGCCCCAGACACATCCAACAGGGAGCAGCCTTGAAAGCCACTCTTCCCTGGAGCCCTCCCTTTTATTTCACTGCTGCAATGCTGCTCCTACAGGGagccctaccttttttttttttttttttttgagacacagtctcgtactgtcacccgggctagaatgcagtggcgcgatcttggctcaccgcaacctccgcctcccaggttcacaccattctcctgcctcagcctcccaagtagctgggcctacaggcgcccgccaccacacctggctaattttttgtatttttagtagagatggggtttcactgtgttagccaggatggtctcaacctcctgacctcatgatccgcccgccttggcctcccaaagtgctgggattacaggcgtgagccactgtgccccagcaGCCCTACCCTTAATCTCAGGGCTTTGATCTCTCCCAAGCCccttccttgatttctttctccctCAAACCCCTCCCTACCCcccaattttttaaagacagcttctcattctgttgctcaagctgtaatgcagtggcagaaccttgaactcctgggcttaagggatactcccatctcagcctcccaagtagctgggaccacagggcacgccaccatgccctgctaattgtttttcatagagacaacCTCTCACttttttagccaggctggtctcaaactcctggcctcacgtgatcctcccactttggcctcccaaagtgctgggattatagatgtgaaccactgcacctggcctcaaagcCTCTTTATCAGTGGTCTTGTCCAGCGTGAGCTCTGTTCCCTTTGCAAGCTGACTCGCCCACCCCACCAGCAGCCATGTACCTTTACTGCCTCACAGCCCTGGCCTACAGAAACTCAGGCTCTCCAGGGAGAAGTGACCAGCCAAGACCCCCCCAACAGGATCCCTGACCTGCTGGGGGAGATCCCAGAACAGAACCCCCAGGACACAGCTTCCAGTCCTGCACTCCAGCTCTCCCGCCTCATGGGGGCTTCAGCACCATCAGGGCCACTCACCACAAGCGTGTACGGAGCCTCCTTCTTTGGCAGCTCCTCACTGGAAGTAGTGGCATCTGCTGAGCTGGGCCCTGTAGGGGACGTGTCAACAAAGCTCTCGTCCACCACCCGGAAGCGGATCTCCTCTCCGGTGTCCATGTAGAGGTCGTGCGCTCCTTCCTCCGTCTCGTACTCCCACACCCACACCTGCTCTGCTTCATCGCTGAGGGGGTCCAGGGTCAAGGCAGCAACCAGATCGTGGGAGGGGCTTCCCTCAGCACCCACCCCCCACCGCAGGAAAAACCAATCCCAGGGTGAGATCACTGTGGCTGGGAAGTCACAGGAAAAGCAGGTCCCAGCCCCATGTACAAGGCCTGGGCCAAACAGTGAGGAGCAAGCACTCTTCGAGGCCAGGACCCCGGATGGGGAACATGGGGTCCCCAGCCAGGCGCCACGGCCAGACACACATGGATCTCAGAACACCAGAGCAGGAGGGAACGAGACAGGATCCGAGTCCCACCTCTCAAGTCAAGAGCAAACTGGGCCTCCTGCCACGGAGCCCCACACACGCTTTTCATCACAGCCTTGTGACAAGCTGATGGGCACCCAAGGACTTGCCGTTTTCAAGAGGACGTAGTGGGATGGGAGGTCACCTGCCCAGTTGGATGACAGCTGGTGAGAGAAACAGCCGGGCTGTGCTAGGTTTTCTAACACATCCTAGAGTCACACGCAGACCCAGAGCCGTGCGGCCACCCAGCCACGGCAGCCCCCCTTGGCTCTCCATCGTCCCCGGCAGAGCCCACACAGGGGAGCCATGGGTTCTCTGGTGGCAGTCCCACTGTTGGGTCTTGCCTCTGTGCCAGGTCCCGCCTCTGTGCCAGGTCCCGTGCTGTGCACAGTGGGTACAGCTGTGACACGTCAGAGTCCTTCCCAGTGAGGAGTCTCAGATTTGTGGATAGCCCCACAGAAACAGACAACCACAGTACAGCAAGGTGAGGGGTGGGACAGGGACAACGGAGGCCCAAGAGGAACACATCTTAGCCCATGACCCGGCACACAGGCAAGGCCTCATGTCCCAGGAACCAGCACATGCCTCCAGGGCAAGTGATCTTTAAGATGATTCCTGCAGGGACTACCTAAGTGAAGTGAACCAGAAGTGAATGGTGTCCCCCAGGACACCACAGCTCTAATGGTGTGCAGTGTACAACCCAGACAGCCAAGCCTGATGGCCCCGACAAAGACAGGCATGTGGGTATCACATCACTCCCTGcatgggaggcagacaggctggTGCCTCTGGAGCAAAAGCACGGCGGGGGCAGGCACAGAGGCCAGTGACATCAGGTTACAGGACCCAAAGGCCACCCCAAGGAGTGGGGACCTTCCTTTGGAGAGGCCTGAGCTCCTCTGTGACAAATCACTTTAACCCTCAGAGGATACAACTTGGCTGGCTGCTGCAGTGACTCTGGGGGGATGAGAATGTCATCGAAGAAGCCTAGAGAgactggaaggaaggaagcaggtgACAGCCTGAGATGGGGGTCCCAGTGGACGCCAAACACTGCGGGGTCTGATGCTTGACAGGCAAGCCCTGCCCGGGGCTGCCCACGAGGCGGATATCACTGTGGAAACCTAGGCCCCTTCCCCACCTAATGCCTCTGCCTACGCCACCCACATAGCGGAGCAGCCCTGGGCAAAGCCCAGAGCACCTAGTCCCCAAAACCTCTGCACACAATGGGGGCCAGTGGGCGCTGAAGACTCCCAGTCACTTCCGCCAGCTTCAGTGCCCACCCTGAAGTCCTGAGTGACGGCCTCACAGTGAAACCTCACTGCTGACGGAGGTCCTCACACAACACATAAAAGGGAGGGTGGGCAAGCTTCTCTGACGCCACGGGGAAGGTTCGGCCTCGACACCTGAGCCCTCCGCTGACCATGTGGATGGGCACAGACCTCCTGCCCCCACAGTGTTCCCAAGTCTTGTCTGAGGCGTCAGGGCCACTGTTACCGTGCACTCCTTCCGGGCTGCAGCCTTTGATCTTCCCAATCAGAATCTCGTCTAGGAATGGATGAAACACCACGTAGCGAAAATGGACTGGAAATGAAGAAAGCCCGTCAGTGATGCTGACCGGGGCCCCAGCACGCTCCCATGTCACCCTCAGGTGCCAGCACACCCAGGGGCCTGTGCGGCTGCTCCATGCCACATCCCCCTGCAGGCTGAGACCCTCCCCTTGTCTCCTGCAAGTTCACAGCATGGCCCCCACAAGGGGCCAGCAGCAGCTGTCCTGTAACTGGGCACTCCCAAAACTGCCAGGTTACTCACACCTGAGCCCAGACTCTGAGCCATCAGTGGCTCCAAAGTCAATTTCAACCTCCCTCCAGGCTCTCCTTCAGCTCCTAAAAAGGGCAGAAGCAACTGGTAAAGAAAGCAGGGTTTGGAAACTCCCACCCCCTGCTGAGCAGCAAAGTCAGCCCCAGGCACAGCTCTGACCTGGAGTGGAGGCTAAAAATGCCCTGGTGTTGCGGGGCGCAGGCCAGCAGCCCAGCAAAAATGCCTCTGTGGGTTCTCAGGCCCTGCTGCAGGTGGTCCCCACTCACCTGACAGCAAGGAAAACACCAGGTGGGGTCTGTGCCCACATCGCAGACTCTGACCCCAGGCCCTGGCATTAGCTGTATGTCACCTTGTCACTCAGGCCCTTGCTCCAAGCCCCAAAGTGGGAGTCCAACGCTGACCTGAGAACAAGCACGCGGCTGCCCCCTGCTGGTCACCAACGGAGTTCCCACCATGAGGATAAAGAAGTGGCTCAGAGCCAGGGTGACCCACTCACAGCCACATAGCCATGGGGAGACACCTGGTCTTCTGTACCCATCAGACAGGGCCACTGGGTCGAATCTTGCCTTCCTCAGACAGGTTTAATCCAAAACACAGGCTTCCACGATGCCGTCAACCATTTAGTCGGCCAACATGCCCCCCAGGACAGCAGggcccctggcccctggcccccGGGCAGCAGCAGGGCATGAGGAGAGGCAGCCGATGGACCCCTCACCCTGGGAAGACACAAACGTGAGCCATCACAGCCACCGTGAAGGTGACTGGGCCTTGTGCTGACCTCCCAGAGAGCAGATGAGGGCGGCCAAGGGCCACTTACCCACAGATGGAAAAACCCTGTCCCCCACATAACCCAACATTCAGTTTGGTTTAATAAATCCTCACagaggccgggcggggtggctcaagtctgtaatcccagcactttgggaggccgaggtgggcagatcacccgaggtcaggagtttgagaccagcctggccaacatggtaaaaccccgtctctaccaaaaaacaaaaattagctgggtgtgataccAGGTGTCTAtgatcccagccactcaggaggctgaggcaggagaatcgcttgaaccgggaggtggaggttgcagtgcaccaagatcatgccactgcactccagcctgggcaacagagcaagactccgtctcaaaaaaaaaaaaaaaatcttcacagagCCTGCACCAGGTTTGTGCCAGGCCCAGTCTGGGCGCTGGGCTCACGGGGGTGGGACAGCACATGATCCCGTGCCCAGGGAGCCCCAGGCTGGAATAACCACATCCAAAAGCAAATGCTGGGCACCCGGAGTTCCCCATGGATGGATGAGTAAGCAAAACATGCtggagacacacaatggaatattatgcagccttacAAAGGAAGGAATTCTGACACGCACTACAGTGTGGCTGAACCTCGGGCTGAACCTTCACATGGGGCcaagtgaaagcagccagacacaaaagcCACACAGTGTGCGACTCCATTCGTGTGCAGTGTCCAGAACCacatccacagagacagaaagcagttAAGTGGCTGCCAGAGCCTGGGTGAAGGACAGGATTAGCAGTGACTGCTGCTGGGCGGGGTTTCTTTGTAGTGTGATAAAAACGTTGTGGAATGGCcccgtgtggtggctcacgcctgtaatcccagcacttcgggaggtcgaggcgggcagatcacctgaggtcaggagttcgagaccatcctggccaacatggtgaaaccccatctctactaaaaaaatacaaaaattagccaggcgtggtattgggtgcctataatcccagctacttgggaggctgaggcatgagaactgcttgaacccaggaggcagaggttacggtgagctgagactgtgccattgcactccagcctgggcaacaagagtgaaactgtcaaaaaaaaaaaaaaaattgcggaattagatagtggtgatggcttAGCTGATGAGGTTGTTGTTCCTGGTGGTAGGggaccctctcctgccctgctcatatcTGCCTACCTACCATAACCCCTGGAGGCCTGTGGTGCCAATCACTGTATTCCTCCATCCCTATAGTTCCTCCGAACTGGAACTTGCATCTAGAATTTTTAACAGATTCAAGTCTAATGTTTAGCAACAGAACTGCTTCATAATTGGTGTTGAGTTCTTCCACCGGGAACTATATAATGCTTGTTTGTCTCTCTTTGGGGGAAGCTAAAAAGTTAATGATCATTGATGAGCTCTGTCTTCACAAGGAGTTGCAAAATAGTgataatgtaattaaaaaaaaagatagtggtgatggttgcacaactcttaATATAGAAAAACCACTAAATTGTATGCTTTGAAAGGGTGAATtttgtggtatgtgaattatgtctcaGTGAAAAAACAGGACACAGAGCAACAGGCTGGCCAGCCAGGAGAGTGCTGGATCTGCAGTTCATCTCACAAGAGCCCCACCTGCAGGTCTAGGGATGTGTAGCCTGCAGAGGGGATGCCTGGAAAGTCAGAAAGGATGAGTCTAAAGGACCAtcaagaagaggaaggaagctgggcgcggtggctcacgcctgtaatcccagaactttgggaggccgaggcaggcggatcacttgaagccaggagtttgagaccagcctggccaacatggcaaaacccagtctctactaaaaatacaaaaattattagctgagcaggccgggcgccgtggctcaagcctgtaatcccagcactttgggaggccaaaacaggatgatcccctgaggtcgggagttcaggacaagcctgatcaacatggagaaaccccgtgtctactaaaaatacaaaattagccgagcatggtgctgcgtgcctgtaatcccagctactcaggaggctgaggcaggagaatcgcttgaacccgggaggcagaggttgcagtgagctgagactgcaccactgcactccagcgtgggcaacaagagtgaaactcttgcattttttcagagacagggttttagcatgttgcccaggctggtctcgaactcctgggctcaagtgatctgcccgcctcagactcccaaagtgctgggattacaggcatgagctaccatatcTGCCctatgaaaaagttctggaggtgggctgggcacggtggctcacgcctgtaatcccagcactttgggaggctgaggcgggcggatcacgaggtcaggagatcgagaccatcctggctaacatgatgaaaccccgtctctactaaaaatacaaaaaaaaattagccgggcgtggtggcaggcgcctgtagtcccagctactcgggaggctgaggcaggagaatggcatgaacccgggcggtggagcttgcagtgagccgagatcgcgccactgcgctccagcctgggcgacagagtgagactccatctcaaaaaaaatgaaaaagtcctGGAGGTGGATGGCGGTGAAGGTTGCACAAGAATATGAATGTGCCTAATGCCACTGACTTACacacttaaaatgtttaaattggtAAATTTCatgatatgtatattttaccacaacagaaaaaatgaaataaatgataaacatgtcaaaaaaggttaaaaaaaaaaaaaaaaaggccaggcgcggtggctcatgcctataatcccagcactttgggaggccaaggcgggcagattgcctgaggtcagcagttcaagactattctggccaacatggcgaaaccccatttctactaaaaatacaaaaattagccaggcgtggtagtgggaccctgtaatctcagctactcgggaagctgaggcaggagaatggcttcaacccaggaggcagagaggttgcagtgagccaagattgtgccactgcactccagcctgggcaacagagaagactctgtctcaagaaaaaaaatatatatatattttaaaaaaaaaaaaaggtgggggatgTCTCTGCACCAACTCTGGCTGAGGAGGCTGCCCGATTTGCAaatcaatataatattttaaaatgttaaaaaataaataactaaaggGGGTCACAAAGTTGCACTGCTCTGGAGCTGACAGCAGGGCCCCCAATCAGTATGGGACATGTGGGGGCAGGGTACAGCAGGTCCCAGGCTTGGAGGGTGCGGGGAACAGGGGCTGGCACCAAATGACGAGGGATAAACTTGGCCAGTGGGGGTCAGGGTCCCATGCCACAAAGGCCATCATCTGTGAGCATTCCCCACGTGCGGGGTGCTAGACCAAAGCTTCACTCAGACTTGCTCGTTGACTCCTCACAGATATTTGATGAAGGAGGAAGGCTCTATTACTGTTATTATACTGTGTGCACAGATAGGGAAACCGAGTCTCAGAGAGGTAAAGCAACCGCTTCCAAGGCCCAGGCAAATAAATATTCCTCTGAGCAAAGGTGAAGGCACAGCATGACCTGGTGCTGAGCCCTTCAGCACTGGCTCAGTGACAGCCCTGAGTGAGGTTGTGGGGTTGCAGGAGTGGGAGCAGTGGGAACAGGGCCTGGGGTCAGACATCAGCCTCAAAGCATGGCAATTGGTTCCCACCACAAAATC
This genomic interval carries:
- the POLR3H gene encoding DNA-directed RNA polymerase III subunit RPC8 isoform X1, yielding MFVLVEMVDTVRIPPWQFERKLNDSIAEELNKKLANKVVYNVGLCICLFDITKLEDAYVFPGDGASHTKVHFRYVVFHPFLDEILIGKIKGCSPEGVHVSLGFFDDILIPPESLQQPAKFDEAEQVWVWEYETEEGAHDLYMDTGEEIRFRVVDESFVDTSPTGPSSADATTSSEELPKKEAPYTLVALLLLHCSDGSICGCGCWASTDLD
- the POLR3H gene encoding DNA-directed RNA polymerase III subunit RPC8 isoform X2, encoding MFVLVEMVDTVRIPPWQFERKLNDSIAEELNKKLANKVVYNVGLCICLFDITKLEDAYVFPGDGASHTKVHFRYVVFHPFLDEILIGKIKGCSPEGVHVSLGFFDDILIPPESLQQPAKFDEAEQVWVWEYETEEGAHDLYMDTGEEIRFRVVDESFVDTSPTGPSSADATTSSEELPKKEAPYTLVGSISEPGLGLLSWWTSN